From Cataglyphis hispanica isolate Lineage 1 chromosome 19, ULB_Chis1_1.0, whole genome shotgun sequence, one genomic window encodes:
- the LOC126856500 gene encoding collagen alpha-5(IV) chain-like, which translates to MLRRATAALFTLLIATSVSQLTQEPRSSKRDNDVVLNISDEQKVQYLSQNIDSQAYKYGYDVGPNGQFHHEVRGPDGITYGCYGYIDPFGQLKSTFYISDGWGYRVVRPGKEVELFIHQHEHHQTEASHDHHEHHGVITPWRELYFPAVCTQYENTNIPPHVKPGAGTAPIGSGSTIDARPTEPPYKPGYPNTPGTPGTHGTPGTPGKPGTSAYPGQPGTSGTPGISGIPSLSPQPGYPGIPETPGISGIPGRPGSPSYPGYPETPGTPGIPGSSGLPSRPEYPSTPGTPGTPGIPGKPGTSSYPGYPGTPGIPGTPGAPGLPLRPGYPGTPGIPGTPGTPGTPGTSGTPAYPGHPGTPGIPGTPGTPGLPLRPGYPGTPGTPGTPGTPGTPGKPGTPAYPGHPGTPGIPGTPGTPGTPGKPGTPAYPGQPGTSGTPGTPGIPGLPPQPGYPGTPGTPGTSGTSGRPGTPSYPGYPGTPGIPGTPGTPGLPPQPGTPGTPGTPGTPGTPGTSGTPAYPEHPGSSGIPETPATPGLPLRPGYPSTPGIPGTPDTPGLPPRPGYPGTPGTPGTPGTPGTPGKPGTPAYPGHPGTPGIPGTPGTPGLPPRPEYPGTPGTPGTPGTPGTPGKPGTPAYPGHPGTPSIPGIPGTPGLPPRPGYPGIPGTPGTPGTPGTPGKPGTPAYPGHPGTPGIPETPGTPGLPPRPGYPGTPGAPGTPGIPGTPGTPSYPGYPGTPGIPGTPGTPGLPPRPGYPGTPGTPGTPGTPGTPGKPGTPAYPGHPGTPGIPGTPGTPGLPPRPGYPGTPGTPGTPGTPGTPGKPGTPAYPGHPSTPSIPGIPGTPGLPPRPGYPGIPGTPGTPGTPGTPGKPGTPAYPGHPGTPGIPETPGTPGLPPRPGYPGTPGAPGTPGIPGTPGTPSYPGYPGTPGIPGTPGTPGLPPQPGYPGTPGTPGTPGTPGTPGKPGTPAYPGHPGTPGYPGTPGTPGTPGTPGTPGTPAYPGYPGTPGIPGTPGTPGLPPRPGYPGTPGTPGTPGTPGTPGKPGTPAYPGHPGTPGTPGTPGKPGTPAYPGHPGTPGIPGTPGTPGIPGTPGKPGTPAYPGHPGTPGIPGTPGTPGIPGTPGKPGTPAYPGHPGTPGIPGTPGTPGLPPRPGYPGTPGTPGTPGTPGTPGKPGTPAYPGHPGTPGIPGTPGTPGLPPRPGYPGTPGTPGTPGTPGTPGKPGTPTYPGHPGTPGIPGTPGTPGLPPRPGYPGTPGTSGTPGTPGTPGKPGTPAYPGHPGTPGTPGTPGTPGTPETSGIPAYPGHPGTPGTPEIPSTSGHPGRPGIPGTPGIPGTPGRPCTSSYPGYPETSGKPDISGRPEKPSTPSYPETSSTVDNPVVPSKPVGPVYPGYPSYPGYPEYPEGSNGPQGPDGSIGGIGGIGGVGGEGGDGPNGPDGPWPTGSPGPDGPWPGDPGYMPRIKPTSRPSYTRPNRNRYPKIYSFDTDNYNPATKYYSKNKIDSSYTGNTVKDNELTKLSHSTNVNSPLYKGHEEYKSQYETEPIPSIYEKEGIIHNADEINSLLQTGPTSSSLQYNSEDYQNIDSLKLISRPYDNTTQFGLRKIKKPSKNDFNQFSVHDQDQYQKSVFYSPDNLQQLPSKGRSSKSGLQDSVNEQYNNSTDVDNKSIPNLSFQSDGLFNAGGQVNTRFEQSFQANPGLDAIGVQPPSSINVKPFSLPIGPDPQACPCYLIESNNNTNISASTTPIPVIGQIGFIPVIFVPYCPGDEMDSNKMKVMFSSVTPVPYACDACGIQDGNFGIKTIDVSQLGNIDYLKQVLSQANLGFLNVPVKSNAVRRKSRGRKTQE; encoded by the exons ATGCTGCGGCGTGCTACCGCTGCTCTTTTCACCCTG ttgATTGCTACATCCGTGTCGCAACTCACTCAGGAACCAAGAAGTAGTAAACGGGATAACGATGTGGTTCTGAATATTAGCGATGAACAAAAGGTTCAATATTTAAGTCAAAATATTGACTCgc AAGCATACAAATATGGTTATGACGTCGGTCCAAATGGTCAATTCCATCATGAAGTGCGTGGACCAGATGGTATCACCTACGGATGTTATGGTTACATTGATCCGTTCGGTCAACTGAAATCAACGTTTTACATCAGTGATGGATGGGGTTATCGCGTTGTTCGGCCCGGAAAGGAAGTGGAATTATTCATTCACCAACACGAACATCATCAAACCGAGGCCAGTCATGATCATCATGAACATCACGGAGTGATTACGCCGTGGCGAGAATTGTATTTTCCCGCAGTATGCACACAATACGAAAACACGAATATTCCACCTCATGTAAAACCAGGTGCAGGAA CAGCACCTATCGGAAGCGGATCAACGATAGATGCACGACCGACTGAACCTCCTTATAAGCCtg GATATCCGAATACGCCTGGAACGCCAGGAACACACGGTACCCCAGGCACACCAGGTAAGCCAGGAACGTCGGCTTATCCAGGACAACCAGGAACATCTGGTACTCCAGGAATTTCGGGCATACCGAGTTTATCACCGCAACCAGGATATCCTGGTATTCCTGAAACACCAGGGATATCCGGTATTCCAGGAAGGCCAGGATCACCGTCTTATCCGGGATATCCAGAAACTCCTGGCACTCCTGGAATTCCCGGCTCATCTGGATTACCCTCACGACCAGAATATCCCAGTACACCTGGAACGCCAGGGACACCCGGTATCCCAGGAAAGCCAGGAACATCGTCTTATCCGGGGTATCCAGGCACACCTGGCATTCCTGGAACCCCGGGCGCACCGGGATTGCCATTACGACCAGGATATCCGGGCACACCTGGAATACCAGGAACACCCGGTACTCCAGGAACGCCAGGGACATCAGGAACACCGGCTTATCCGGGACATCCAGGCACACCTGGCATTCCTGGAACCCCGGGCACACCGGGATTACCACTACGACCAGGATACCCAGGCACACCTGGAACGCCAGGAACACCTGGTACCCCAGGCACACCAGGAAAACCAGGAACGCCGGCTTATCCGGGACATCCAGGAACACCTGGCATTCCTGGAACGCCAGGAACACCAGGTACACCAGGTAAGCCAGGAACACCGGCTTATCCAGGACAACCAGGAACATCTGGTACTCCAGGAACTCCGGGCATACCGGGTTTACCACCGCAACCAGGATATCCTGGTACGCCTGGAACACCAGGGACATCCGGTACTTCAGGAAGGCCAGGAACACCGTCTTATCCGGGGTATCCAGGCACACCTGGCATTCCTGGAACTCCGGGCACACCGGGATTGCCACCGCAACCAGGCACACCTGGGACGCCAGGAACACCCGGGACACCAGGAACGCCAGGGACATCAGGAACGCCGGCTTATCCGGAACATCCAGGTTCATCTGGCATTCCTGAAACCCCGGCCACACCAGGATTGCCACTACGACCAGGATATCCAAGCACACCTGGTATTCCTGGAACCCCAGACACACCGGGATTGCCACCACGACCAGGATATCCAGGCACACCTGGAACGCCAGGAACACCTGGTACTCCAGGCACACCAGGAAAACCAGGAACGCCGGCTTATCCGGGGCATCCAGGCACACCTGGCATTCCTGGAACCCCGGGCACACCGGGATTGCCACCACGACCAGAATACCCAGGCACACCTGGAACGCCAGGAACACCTGGTACCCCAGGCACACCAGGAAAACCAGGAACGCCGGCTTATCCGGGGCATCCAGGCACACCTAGCATTCCTGGAATCCCGGGCACACCGGGATTACCACCACGACCAGGATATCCAGGCATACCTGGAACGCCAGGAACACCTGGTACCCCAGGCACACCAGGAAAACCAGGAACGCCGGCTTATCCGGGGCATCCAGGCACACCTGGCATTCCTGAAACTCCGGGCACACCGGGATTGCCACCACGACCAGGATACCCAGGCACACCAGGAGCGCCAGGAACACCAGGCATACCTGGAACGCCAGGAACACCGTCTTATCCGGGGTATCCAGGCACACCTGGCATTCCTGGAACTCCGGGCACACCGGGATTGCCACCACGACCAGGATACCCAGGCACACCTGGAACGCCAGGAACACCTGGTACTCCAGGCACACCAGGAAAACCAGGAACGCCGGCTTATCCGGGGCATCCAGGCACACCTGGCATTCCTGGAACCCCGGGCACACCGGGATTGCCACCACGACCAGGATACCCAGGCACACCTGGAACGCCAGGAACACCTGGTACCCCAGGCACACCAGGAAAACCAGGAACGCCGGCTTATCCGGGGCATCCAAGCACACCTAGCATTCCTGGAATCCCGGGCACACCGGGATTACCACCACGACCAGGATATCCAGGCATACCTGGAACGCCAGGAACACCTGGTACCCCAGGCACACCAGGAAAACCAGGAACGCCGGCTTATCCGGGGCATCCAGGCACACCTGGCATTCCTGAAACTCCGGGCACACCGGGATTGCCACCACGACCAGGATACCCAGGCACACCAGGAGCGCCAGGAACACCAGGCATACCTGGAACGCCAGGAACACCGTCTTATCCGGGGTATCCAGGCACACCTGGCATTCCTGGAACTCCGGGCACACCGGGATTGCCACCGCAACCAGGATACCCAGGCACACCTGGAACGCCAGGAACACCTGGTACCCCAGGCACACCAGGAAAACCAGGAACGCCGGCTTATCCGGGCCATCCAGGCACACCTG GATACCCAGGCACACCTGGAACGCCAGGAACACCTGGTACCCCAGGCACACCAGGAACGCCGGCTTATCCGGGGTATCCAGGCACACCTGGCATTCCTGGAACCCCGGGCACACCGGGATTGCCACCACGACCAGGATACCCAGGCACACCTGGAACGCCAGGAACACCTGGTACCCCAGGCACACCAGGAAAACCAGGAACGCCGGCTTATCCGGGGCATCCAG GAACACCTGGTACCCCAGGCACACCAGGAAAACCAGGAACGCCGGCTTATCCGGGGCATCCAGGCACACCTGGCATTCCTGGAACCCCGG GAACACCTGGCATCCCAGGCACACCAGGAAAACCAGGAACGCCGGCTTATCCGGGGCATCCAGGCACACCTGGCATTCCTGGAACCCCGG GAACACCTGGCATCCCAGGCACACCAGGAAAACCAGGAACGCCGGCTTATCCGGGGCATCCAGGCACACCTGGCATTCCTGGAACCCCGGGCACACCGGGATTGCCACCACGACCAGGATACCCAGGCACACCTGGAACGCCAGGAACACCTGGTACTCCAGGCACACCAGGAAAACCAGGAACGCCGGCTTATCCGGGGCATCCAGGCACACCTGGCATTCCTGGAACCCCGGGCACACCGGGATTGCCACCACGACCAGGATACCCAGGCACACCTGGAACGCCAGGAACACCTGGTACCCCAGGCACACCAGGAAAACCAGGAACGCCAACTTATCCGGGGCATCCAGGCACACCTGGCATTCCTGGAACCCCGGGCACACCAGGATTGCCACCACGACCAGGATACCCAGGCACACCTGGAACGTCAGGAACACCTGGTACCCCAGGCACACCAGGAAAACCAGGAACGCCGGCTTATCCGGGGCATCCAGGCACACCTGGAACACCAGGAACACCCGGTACTCCAGGAACGCCAGAGACATCAGGAATACCAGCTTATCCGGGACATCCAGGAACACCTGGTACTCCTGAAATTCCGAGCACATCAGGACATCCTGGCAGGCCTGGAATACCCGGTACACCCGGTATCCCAGGTACACCGGGAAGACCGTGTACATCGTCATACCCCGGATATCCAGAAACTTCGGGCAAACCAGATATATCAGGAAGACCAGAAAAACCAAGTACTCCATCATATCCTGAAACTTCGAGCACAGTGGATAATCCAGTTGTTCCTTCAAAACCTGTCGGACCTg TTTATCCAGGTTATCCTTCTTATCCCGGTTATCCAGAGTATCCGGAAGGTTCAAATGGTCCACAAGGCCCTGATGGCTCAATTGGCGGTATAGGTGGTATCGGTGGTGTAGGTGGTGAGGGAGGAGATGGACCTAATGGACCTGATGGTCCATGGCCAACTGGTTCACCGGGTCCTGATGGACCCTGGCCTGGTGATCCAGGGTATATGCCTAGAATAAAACCAACAAGTAGACCTTCGTACACGAGACCAAACAGAAATCGATAtcctaaaatttattcatttgataCTGACAATTATAATCCTGCTACGAAATATTATTCCAAAAACAAGATTGATTCTTCATATACAGGCAATACTGTAAAAGATAATGAATTGACAAAGTTATCTCATTCGACAAACGTTAATTCACCATTATATAAAGGTCATGAAGAGTATAAATCACAATATGAAACCGAACCTATACCatcaatttatgaaaaagaagGAATCATTCACAATGCAGATGAGATCAATTCACTTTTGCAAACTGGCCCGACATCGTCATCATTGCAATACAACAGTGaagattatcaaaatatagatTCACTCAAGCTGATTTCACGACCTTATGATAATACTACTCAATTTGggttgagaaaaataaagaagccATCAAAGAAtgatttcaatcaattttctgTGCATGATCAAGATCAATATCAGAAGTCAGTATTCTATTCGCCTGATAACTTGCAACAGCTACCTTCTAAAGGTCGATCGAGTAAATCTGGGCTACAAGACAGTGTAAATGAACAGTACAATAATTCTACCGACGTGGATAACAAATCAATTCCTAATCTATCTTTTCAGTCGGATGGACTCTTCAATGCGGGAGGACAGGTAAATACACGTTTTGAACAGTCATTCCAGGCGAATCCCGGCCTCGACGCTATTGGGGTTCAGCCACCCAGCTCCATCAATGTCAAGCCCTTTTCGTTACCTATAGGGCCAGATCCGCAAGCATGTCCTTGTTATTTAATCGagtcaaataataatacaaatatatcagCCAGCACGACTCCCATTCCTGTCATTGGTCAGATCGGATTCATTCCTGTTATCTTTGTACCATACTGTCCCGGTGATGAAATGGACAGCAATAAGATGAAAGTCATGTTCTCATCCGTTACCCCCGTTCCATATGCATGCGACGCATGTGGCATACAAGATGGtaattttggaataaaaacGATCGATGTAAGCCAGCTTGGCAATATCGATTATCTCAAACAGGTGTTGAGTCAAGCCAATCTTGGCTTTTTGAATGTTCCAGTGAAGAGCAATGCCGTACGAAGGAAGAGCAGAGGCAGGAAAACACAAGAATGA